The DNA window GCTTGTGTCAAGCTTTTTTAATCTCGGCGGCGCTATTTTTCCTAGCCCTGCGCGGTTTGCTCGTTTTCGATGCAACTTGGACTTACTACGCTTTGCACGTCGGTTGTTACTTCCAGTGGATTCTCGTTCCGGAGGTGCTGTTTGCGAGTTTGGTGTCCGATTATTTCACCGCGCTCGATTGGAAGCGTTACGCGCCGTTTTTGAAGATGGCGATGGCGGTGGGCGGTTTGCTGGGGGGCGGTTTGACGGTTTTGCTGGCGGCAGAGTTTCCGCCAGAAAATTTATTTTTAGTTTTACCGATTTTCTACGCGATCGCGTTTTTCCAACTGGTTTATCTGAACTCCCGACAGCGCCCCATCTCTGCTCCGACTGTTGCTGATGGGGAAGGGGAAATTAATTGGCAAACATTACCCACCTTACTGCAAGATTATCCGATTATTTTGTTCTTGGCGAGCAGTACCTTTTTCTATATTCTTCTGTACAGCGTTGCCGAGTTTACCTATTTGGGAATCTATGCCGAACAGTTTAGCGACCCTCGAGAACTGACGAGCTTTTTGGGGACGATGCGCGCGGCAAACAATATTTTGCCGTTTTTTATTCTCTATTTTGTGACGCGCGCTGCGATCGCGAATTGGGGCGTGAGTCGCTCCAACCTCATCTATCCCCTCACGACTTTCCTCAGTTTCCTCGGACTGTCGCTCAATTTCAATTTACCGGCGGCGATCTTCAGTAACGTTAATGCCGATGGATTAGATGATAGCCTCAATCAACCGATTCACAATTTAAATTACAACGCCGTTCCTTATGCCATTGTCGGACAGGTGCGCGCGATCGCGAATGGCTTGATTTATTCTTTTGGTTTAGCAGTTTCGGGACTAATTTTATGGGTGTCTAAATCCCTTTTAACCCCGAACCAAATTGCTTATACCGGGATTGGGTTAAGCGTACTCTTCCTCGTGGCGCGCTACTGGATGGGACAAAGTTACGTGCGATCGCTTCTCACTCTGCTAAAATCCGGTGCTGCTAACCTCGAGCAAGTCGGCGAAGGATTCACGCATCTCCCCCACCGCTATCGCTCCCAAATTCGCCTTTTATTAACCCGCGACGATTCCCTTTCGCAAAATTTAGGCTTAGAACTGGCGCGACGCATCGAACATCCCAGTCAGTTTCTCCCGGAAGTCGATGCTTTGCTCGAGCGCCTCGATCCCAGTTTAGAGCGATCGCTGCTTAACTTTTTTAAAACCCCTGGCGATCCCGAACTCTCGCGCTATCTGCACCGATGTCTTGTTTCTCCTCACGAAACCGTCCAGCGCCTCGCACTACTTGCCACCATTGCCAGCAAACAACCCATCGAGCGCCACGAACTGCACGCTTTAGCGCTTAGCCTCGATCCCACCATCCAAGCGTTAACTTACATTGCGGTTGAGGAAGCGCAGTATGATGATGAAGAATTCCGCGCGCTCTATCCTCCCTCTTGGTTGTTGAATCTCGATCGCGCTGCGGCAAGCGTTACGATTGATAGTCTCCGCAGTACCGGCGATCGCAAGTATATCCCCCTCCTGACTTCCCTCGCATCACATTCTTGCCCGGAAGTCAAGCGACAGGCGCTAGAAGCATTAGCCTTGTTAGCGCGTTCTGGGGATCTCGACCTCGC is part of the Oscillatoria sp. FACHB-1406 genome and encodes:
- a CDS encoding HEAT repeat domain-containing protein, which encodes MTIYRAGDSATALAMAYLFNLKQFIKRCLGLRGESGSRLAHLLLLAVSMMGFSVVGLTAASSLFLSRVGANYLPLSYVLMGLVSLPAYTWLSQVVDRYNRVRLCQAFLISAALFFLALRGLLVFDATWTYYALHVGCYFQWILVPEVLFASLVSDYFTALDWKRYAPFLKMAMAVGGLLGGGLTVLLAAEFPPENLFLVLPIFYAIAFFQLVYLNSRQRPISAPTVADGEGEINWQTLPTLLQDYPIILFLASSTFFYILLYSVAEFTYLGIYAEQFSDPRELTSFLGTMRAANNILPFFILYFVTRAAIANWGVSRSNLIYPLTTFLSFLGLSLNFNLPAAIFSNVNADGLDDSLNQPIHNLNYNAVPYAIVGQVRAIANGLIYSFGLAVSGLILWVSKSLLTPNQIAYTGIGLSVLFLVARYWMGQSYVRSLLTLLKSGAANLEQVGEGFTHLPHRYRSQIRLLLTRDDSLSQNLGLELARRIEHPSQFLPEVDALLERLDPSLERSLLNFFKTPGDPELSRYLHRCLVSPHETVQRLALLATIASKQPIERHELHALALSLDPTIQALTYIAVEEAQYDDEEFRALYPPSWLLNLDRAAASVTIDSLRSTGDRKYIPLLTSLASHSCPEVKRQALEALALLARSGDLDLALLAATELTAFDPPLRAASLKLLSVARHPAVLPQLARGLEHSNLAVRLWAAKALAAYGEEGLPLAAKQLRSPRAEVTEAAIAAIGQVRTRAAEDLLFEDLKADYSLVLPSLRWQAAIPPHNPDLNPLKIALEDFRDRVSHRVLYVLSNLDREGTASTIRRILNTSDARLKANALETLAASPYRRFVVPVLPLFEPQPAGTYNLVATQKSLTEALNASNRWIRLAASFATGGGVPNSWQWPEEFTPEDLPPTPSAEAQFLERTLFLKTVSLLQPLFLDELLLVNRALRCEHFAAGEILCAAGTMGRGLHIVWRGKVEIAPTPSTETLAARAHGESALSVLEPTEIEVLPYLKPGQFFGEMTLLDDTPLSFNAIARSHCTILTLSKGDFSALVDLYPRLLMGLSNH